The DNA window TGGGATTGCCCTTGGCTACCATCAAGCCTTGCTGCCGGTAGACCAGGTTGACCAACACGCTAGGGCGATTCCCTAGGTAGCGGCGGACATAGCTGAGGTTGTATTCGCCGGTCTCCTCGTCCAAAAGGTGGGTGCCGGCCAGGTGGGCTTCACCCCGGCTCAGGGCCACCAGCCCGGCTAGGCTGCCCACATTGGCTGAAGAAAGGAAGTACTCCGGATAACGCTGGTGCAGGTGGCTACCCAAAACATCCATACAGAGATCATGGCTGCCAATGGCTACAATGGTGCCTTCCACCTCGGAAGCCGGCCGGACTAGCTCCACTTCTACTTGCTCCCCTGCCGCCAGGCCCTGGGATAGGCGCGGCACCCGCACTACCCCATCAGCCCGAACCAGGGAGGTCAACACCCCCGCCCCTCGAGCCAAGGGAGTAGCCACTAGCTTTTCCCCTACCCGCCCCAGCTTGACCCGGAGGAATTCCTCAGCGCCCACCGCCGATGCTACCTTTCTGGTCATGGTGGCTGTCACCAAAGGTCGGCCCGGAGGGTTTACCCCTAGCATCCGCGCTAACAGCGGGTGGACAAACAGCTCCGCCGCTAAGGCCGCCGAAACCGAGTAGCCAGGAATGCCTATCGCCGGAGTCTCCTGAATCCTCCCCAGGATTACCGGCTTGCCCGGCCGGGTAGCTACCCCATGGACATAAACCTCACCCCACCGGGCCATGATGGCAGCAGTAAAATCCTCCCGCCCGGCCGAGGATCCTGCGTTGATCAATACCAGGGCGCTCCTTTTGGCGGCACTAAGGATTTGCCTCTCTAGTTCTCGGTAGTCATCGGCTACCGGGGCGCACCGCTGGGGGCGTCCGCCCCATTCCTCAACCAGGGCCGCCAGCATGGCGCCATTGGATTCTAAGATCTGCCCCGGCTCCGGTCCCTCAGCCGGTTCCTCGCCCGCTACCACCAGCTCGGTGCCGGTAGGAATGATGGTCACCAACGGGCGGGAATGGACCGCCACCTGGGTTACCCCGCCGGCCAGCAACGCCCCCAGATCGTAGGGCCGCAAGCGCCAGTTGGCAGGAAGAAGCATCTCCCCAGCCACTATATCTTCGCCAATGGAGCGGACATGCTGCCAGGGAGCAGCTGGCTTTCTGATTTCCACATATACCGGCTCCGGCCCGGACTCGCCACTTCCAGGAGATAGGATGGGATTGCCGTCGGCGTCTAGGTACTGAAGGTCCTCGGCCATGATGACGGCGTCGCAACCAAGCGGCACCGGGTCGCCGGTATCCACCTCCATGGCTTCATCGCCCAAGCGCAGCCTGACCGGGGCAGTTTCCCTAGCCCCAAAGGTCAGCCGGGACGGCACCGCTACCCCATCCATGGCGCAGGCGGGATAATGGGGGCTGGAATAGCGCGCATAAACCGGCTGGGCGGTCA is part of the Clostridia bacterium genome and encodes:
- a CDS encoding molybdopterin biosynthesis protein, producing MVKALGSRKVYLTSLPWEEALDRYLSALQALGLVNPGPPEVIAVEKACGRVTAQPVYARYSSPHYPACAMDGVAVPSRLTFGARETAPVRLRLGDEAMEVDTGDPVPLGCDAVIMAEDLQYLDADGNPILSPGSGESGPEPVYVEIRKPAAPWQHVRSIGEDIVAGEMLLPANWRLRPYDLGALLAGGVTQVAVHSRPLVTIIPTGTELVVAGEEPAEGPEPGQILESNGAMLAALVEEWGGRPQRCAPVADDYRELERQILSAAKRSALVLINAGSSAGREDFTAAIMARWGEVYVHGVATRPGKPVILGRIQETPAIGIPGYSVSAALAAELFVHPLLARMLGVNPPGRPLVTATMTRKVASAVGAEEFLRVKLGRVGEKLVATPLARGAGVLTSLVRADGVVRVPRLSQGLAAGEQVEVELVRPASEVEGTIVAIGSHDLCMDVLGSHLHQRYPEYFLSSANVGSLAGLVALSRGEAHLAGTHLLDEETGEYNLSYVRRYLGNRPSVLVNLVYRQQGLMVAKGNPKGIRGIADLAREDVVFVNRQRGAGTRVLLDFLLQKERISPEAINGYLREEYTHLAVAAAVAGGTADAAMGILAAAQTLGLDFIPIAEERYDLCIPEENLKLDKVARLLEVASGEGFRREVESLGGYDTRDCGKIMARIAPSDANTSQ